Below is a genomic region from Eupeodes corollae chromosome 1, idEupCoro1.1, whole genome shotgun sequence.
TGGTGCAATACACACCAAGTTTGTTAATCATAAGCTGTAGTTACTCTGGTGTAATAGCAAACAACACTAAATCATCTGCGAAACCAGCATATTCTACTCCTCCCGGCAAACAATCGGTGATATCGTcgataaaaagtgcaaataaacTTGGACTTAAAATACAACCTTGCATTACACCTATCTTCGTTTCAAACCATTGAGAAATATGTTCGCCATCCCACACTGCTGCTTTTGTTTCTAGATACAGGTTCTGCAGTACACATCCGAATTTGTATGTCATTCCCAATCTGTAGATCTTGTACATCAGTGCATTACGGTCTATCGTATCgaaagctgctttgaaatcgacaaaaaagaCATATAGCTTcttatttctttccaaaaagaAGTCAGCGACACTTCGaagtacaaaaatgttgtcaacagtaaaaTACCCTTGTCTGAAACCTGCTTGAAATTCTTTCAACAGTTTGTATGAATTAATCCACAATCTAAGTCTACTATGCAAAACTGAAGTGAATATTTTGTAGGATGCATTCAAGAAGGAAATCCCTCTATAATTTCCAGAGTCTAGCGTATTGCCTTTTTTTGTGGATGGGAAAAATAAGTGCTTCCTTGAATTCTTTCGGTATAACTCCAGTATCCATATAATACATGTCCGTTAATCGGTTTATCAACATGTCCAATCCATATTTATAGAATTCGGAAGGTATTCTATCCGCTCCAGCTGCCTTGCCATCCTTAAGACGTTTTAGGGCTGTACAAACCTCATCCTTCTCGATTGCTGATTCCAATATTTCATTGCTAAAGGTTGGTTGAGCAAATTGCACAATATCATTAGTGGTAGGCAAATGATTGAGCAGTTCATTAAAATGTACTCTTAACGTCTCACGATTCAGGTGTCTATTGATGACATGTACCTTTCCGTTTATTGTTTGAGGTTTTTGCCAAAAATCTCTCGTACTTTTACATGATGCTAAGCTTTTC
It encodes:
- the LOC129944917 gene encoding uncharacterized protein LOC129944917, with amino-acid sequence MCGTSSSNLLIVGDLNGRVGTAEVTNENINLNTIEYCIKKAAARQNNYDRRGIFKQPWLNNYRRDNFESSKQKYLQLNRKFKSLCREKKVTHYENEAKSLASCKSTRDFWQKPQTINGKVHVINRHLNRETLRVHFNELLNHLPTTNDIVQFAQPTFSNEILESAIEKDEVCTALKRLKDGKAAGADRIPSEFYKYGLDMLINRLTDMYYMDTGVIPKEFKEALIFPIHKKRQYARLWKL